In Candidatus Hydrogenedens sp., the DNA window TGATACACGAATTATTACGATTTATTTATACAATTTCAGGGAGAATAAGTGATTTCCTTTTTCCTTCAAACATTTGAGCAAGGGATACCGCAGTTCGAAAAGTAATATCAAACAGGTTTCGTTCTTCATCATCCATTTTATATTTTTTCATCAAATTTTGTATCAGGAATTGTTTCGCTTCTTTATTCAGTTCTACAAAGGCATCTTTCCCTTTCATAAACTTTACCACTGTATAATCCACAATTGGACGATAAGGCTCCATTAAATCATCTGCAAGACAAAATGGGTTATATCGGTTATGATGATGGATACCGATACATGGGTTTAATCCTGCACTAACGATGGCTCTTGCGGTAATCCCTCGCAATACTGCATACCCATAATTAAGAAGGGCATTAATTCCTCCTGCTTCTGGATTTCTGTGGAATTCAAATTCGGGTGGAAATAAAGAATTCCAATATTTCCTGCTTGCCAGCCCTTCTACATTATCCGGGTCACCGGATTGCACCCGTTCTGCCAGAGGGATTAATCCTCTATCGTCCCCGTAAAGTTCCAGTAATAATCTGCCCTGTGCTCGAATTTTAACTTTAATTATTTGTTGCCACGCCCGTTTTCGAACAGGTAAGGAAGATTCTATCTGATATTGTAATCGTTCCATTTGTAAATGATGTCCCACTAATGGATACATCATACCGATAGGCATTCGTTTCTCATCACAGGTGATAAAGACTGCTCCATGTTTCATCAAACCGGAGAGAACCGGTTGTGTCAAACTTACTGCGGGATGGGAAATAATTACCACAGCCACTTCCGCTAATGGAATATAAAGTTCCTTGTCCCCCTGTGTTATTGCTAATCGTTCCAAATCAATATTTAACCGTCCACCTTCTTCGGACAGGTCTATAATATGTTCAGTCATGTGCTATTTGCACTTCTCCTAATACATTAATAGAACATTTCTTTGCTTCTGATATTTGCAGTGTAGTAGGATATCTTGTCAATCCAACCCAAGACTTAGGTCTTTTAGCTACGAAATGTTGTATAAAAAACATAACCTTTGAACCAGATGCATATTCAGAAACTGTAACTACTGTATAGTATTCGAACTCACCATCACTGTTTTTCATATATACCATATCCCCTTTGCAGAGGCTAAATAGGAATTTTGCATCTTCAACGACTTTTCCGTCTCGGATAAGTTTTCGTTGGATAATTTCCTCTCCGCGTCTTTTCCGTTGCATAGCGGTATACATGCTAACTACATTGGCATCCCAGATGGTTCTCCCTTTTTTGTCTTTCGTTTCGAATATTTCTATATGGTGATTTTCATCGGTTGCGACATAGCGAACCCGTTCATTTTTTCCTACTGGAAATACACTCAATTTCTTTCGAACCCGCACATGGCGGATAGGTATATGCAGTCCCTTTTTATTCGGCATTAGAGGATAATTCGCCGGGTCATTAAATGCTTTTTTCGGGTCTCCTCCTAACTCCTCTAACGTCTTTTTTACAACATCTCGAACAATGGGGTCAACAATTTCTTCTATTTCGCCTTTGGTAATAGAGGCTAATGCTTTTCGCACATGCACTACGGTTTCGCCATTTTTATCCCCAGGTTTAGGTGGGCTGTAGTTTGTTTCTTCATGAAGTCGTCCGCTCACCTTTCGTTCAGGGCGATGTGAGACAATAATATTTAAAACTTTCTCATGTGCTTCGTTAAAAATCGTGTTCCAGGGGGGAGTAATAAACCTCCACCAACGGTCATGTTTGCGAGTGTCTTTTGGTATTTTTTCTGCTTGCTCAGAAATGCTTTTTATCATAGCGGGTGACGTCAGGGCTATAACAATAGCATCAATGGCATGTTGGCGGTGGTCTTCCCTATTTTTCTCCGGACTACCTAAAATTTTATTTAAATCCCACATGCGACGGATAATTGCGGTTGTGGGACCGGAAACAGTAAAGACATGTTTTCTATATTCTTTCCCATAAAGCAAAGCACAGTATAACCTTGCTTCTTTTGCAGAATAACGGGTGTCATTTAACTGTGAACTGGAAAAATTATCAATGAATTCATCCAATTCTTCACCGTGCATTTTAAACCGTCGTAGTTTTTCTGCCACATACCTGGAATTGAATTTTTCAACTCTTCTTAGAATTTCATCCCATTGTGTTTCATTGGTGCCATAGACCTCAAAAGGGGTTCGGTTATGTTTTCTATTTCGATTTTCTTCGTGATAACATAATGTTTTATTTTTGAATGAATTATCGAGACAACGACTAAGTGGAATTATATGCTCTATATCGAATTGAGATTCTTCGAACAAGGCATGGAAACTGATAGACCTGCCCGTATAAGGACAAACCCAATTACATTCCTCTGCTAACATATATCTTTCAATATCATCATTTGTAGGATTGGAAATGCCCTTGCTTATCAGGTCTTTTTTTATTTTTGCACGAACCTCTTCTAATTCTCGATTATTTTTCCATATCTTCTCTCGTTCTTTCTTTGTATTTCTTAAATCTCGGGCTGTTTCAATACGAATATATTTTGGTTTTCCGTATCGTTTTACCAATTCGTTAACAATTTTTCTCATTTCAGACAATGTTCGGGTTACTGTCGGATTCCGAATTTCACCAATAGGTGCGGATTCTAACGGTGGTAGCAGTTCAACTGTTGTATCTATATCATCCATACCATAAATCTCTTTGACTAATGTGGAATATGGTGTTCCGGATTCTAATCCTGGTAGGAATTTATCAATTGCCTGACGGGAAAGATTACAGTATCCATCTTCGATACCCATATCTGACAATTTTTCTGCTTGTTCTTCTGTAAACTTCCAATGATTTATTAATCGTTTCTTTAGTGCTTTATTACTAACAATGGAATATATATCCTCAACAAGTTTATCTTTCGATTCCGCAGACATATTATCCCAAAGGTCACCTATAACTGCTCGAATAGCACCTGCTGTCCTATTTCCGGGAATTTTCTTTTCACCTCCTTCTTCCAGATTGAATTTTATCGTTTTGGGCAATTTCAAAAGTTTCTTCAATTCAGCAAATGTAGCATCTCCATTTTTCTCTAAATAATCTATAACTAATGTTCTCTCATCCTCTGTTAATGCTCGTTTAGTAAATTTATTTTCTATAATTAACAAATCATTCAGTTTTTGCAGGAGGCGGAAGCGTTGTGCTTTGAGAATTACCCATGGAGCACGGCGACGGTTGCGTTGAGCACCACGAGCAATACATTCAAACTGGCAATAGCCAATCTTCTCTTTTTGGGATTTCAAAGGTCGTTGATAAAATATTACATGGAAAACTTGTTTTTTATTTGTATCGTTGAGTATTTCGGGATAATACTTAGATTGGTGTTCCCAGATAGCATAGAATTCCTGTTCATACATATCGCGAGCAGTCCACCTCCCGCGTATTCGTTTTTCAACTGGGTCAATTTTGGCAAAGTACCTACCTAATGTTTCTGCTCCTAATTTTTCCATCTCCTGACGAATTTCAGCGATTCCTTGCTTAACTTTACCCCGTTCTTCATCATCTTGTTTTTGCCCGCGACGATTACTTAAAAAGCCACGTCTCTGTCCTAAATGATACAAGACACGACCTAATGCATACGGTTCTAATTCTTGTTCTACTGCTAAAGAACGAAGGTAGTAAATAAATATTTGATTTAGACGATTTTTTTCTGATTCGGGAAGGTTAGCATCAATATATTTTGAACGCAATTCTTTATCTAAATTGTCCAGAATATTTTGTCTTTCCAAACTATTATTCATATTCCCATCGGGGAGTAATCCTATTTTCTGAAGTAAATTTGCTAATTTCCGATACCTACGAGAACGTCGTTCTATTTGACGTCGAACTAAACGGGCTTCACGTCGCTTTTTATTTCGTGATTCTTCCTTTCCACTTTCATATTGCCCTTCCATTCCTGCTTCAAACACCCGAACCCCTACTTTTTCAATTCCACATAGATTGTCGTTCTCATCCAATTTAATCATTGCCCATCCGATAGAATTAGAACCTAAATCAAGACCCAATACATACGGATTGAAGTTGTTTGAGGTATCCATAATTTTTCTCCATTTTCCGGGTTTAGTTAACAAATAATTAATTGTCAACAATAATCCTTATAATGTACTAAATTCTACTTGACATTTCAAGTTTTTTTTGATATAATTAAATTAGATTATAGCAGAGTGAGCATTTCTCCTCTTAACATAGTAAGGAGTTATGCTCCGTGCGTGTAGCCGTTAAGGTTAAGCGAAGCGCCTCCCAGTGGGGCGCATTAATTTTTTAAACTGCATTATTTTTTAATAAAGAAAAACTAAGGTTTATTAATTTATTCAGCAAAGATTGAGACTCTTTTAGAAGATGGGGAGTATATTGACTTTCTGTTGGGATGTTGTATAGTTATGTGAAAAATTGAGTATGTTCATGGTATTATAAAATCTCTTTATTCTATAAATATAATTGTAAATTGTAGTAAGGAATTCTATGGTTCGAACACGAATAGCTCCTTCTCCCTCAGGTTTTCTACATATAGGAACAGCCAAAACTGCATTGTATAATTGGCTTTTTGCACGAAAGAATAAGGGAACATTTATATTAAGATTGGAAGACACCGATGCGGAGCGAACAGATGAACAGTATGTTCTCGGGATGTGTGAGGGGTTTAAGTGGTTAGGGATAGATTGGGATGAGGGACCTCCCTTTGGTGATGTTCCTGAAAAAGGGAATTATGGTCCATATCGTCAAAGTCAGCGAAAAGAACTTTATCAAAGGATGGCATATCAACTTTTAGAACAGGGTAAGGCTTATAAGTGCTTTTGTTCAAAGGAAAGTCTGGAATCATATAAAGATGATACGGGGAATCTTTACTATCCAGGATTCTGCAGAAATCTCACACCGGAACAAATTCGTGAAAAAGGGGATGCCTCTTATGTGCTTCGTTTCCGTGTGCCTGAAGGGGAAACGGTTGTAAATGACCTTATTCAAGGAACGGTTGTATTTAAAAATAGCCAGTATGATGATTTCATTATTCTTCGTGCTAATGGGGACCCTGTTTTTCATCTTGCAGTTGTAGTAGATGATATTACCATGAAAATAACGCATGTTATCCGTGGTGATGACCATTTAACAAATACTCCCCGTCATATTATGCTATTTAATGCTTTAGGGGCACCTATTCCCCATTATGCTCATCACCCGCTGGTACATGATGAACAGGGCAGAAAGTTCAGTAAAAGACTGCATGGAGCGAATGTTTTGGATTGGCGTGAGGATGGTTATCTCCCTGAAGCAATAGTGAATTATGTGGCTTTATTGGGATGGACATCGGAAGAGGAGAATCGTGAGTTTTTTACCTTACCTGACCTTATTGAACATTTCTCAATCGAACGAATTAACAAATCAGCTGCACGATTTGACCGTAAAAAATTGGAATGGCTCAATGGGTTGCATATCCGTAACTTATCGGTTGAAAATCTCCGAGACCGACTTATACCTATTCTCGAGAAACATGGTTTTGACACATCTTCGAAAAGCAAAGAATGGCTAACTAAACTTGCACAAATTTGTCAGGAAAAATTGCCTACACTTAATCGGATTGTATTCCTCTCCGATTTCTTTTTCAAAGATTTTGATACTTATGAAGCAGAGGCAGAAACAAAACTATGGAAAACACCAGAAACTGTAATTGTGTATCTTCAGAATATTCGTGACAAATTATTCTCTGTATCTACATGGGAACACGATTCATTAAAACATGTTTTTGAAGAGGCATGCACCGAACTTAATGTTAAATTAGGTGCTTTGGTAAATCCTGCCAGACTTGCACTTACGGGGAAATCGGTAGGACCTGGCTTCTTTGA includes these proteins:
- the cas1 gene encoding type II CRISPR-associated endonuclease Cas1, translated to MTEHIIDLSEEGGRLNIDLERLAITQGDKELYIPLAEVAVVIISHPAVSLTQPVLSGLMKHGAVFITCDEKRMPIGMMYPLVGHHLQMERLQYQIESSLPVRKRAWQQIIKVKIRAQGRLLLELYGDDRGLIPLAERVQSGDPDNVEGLASRKYWNSLFPPEFEFHRNPEAGGINALLNYGYAVLRGITARAIVSAGLNPCIGIHHHNRYNPFCLADDLMEPYRPIVDYTVVKFMKGKDAFVELNKEAKQFLIQNLMKKYKMDDEERNLFDITFRTAVSLAQMFEGKRKSLILPEIV
- the cas9 gene encoding type II CRISPR RNA-guided endonuclease Cas9 (Cas9, originally named Csn1, is the large, multifunctional signature protein of type II CRISPR/Cas systems. It is well known even to general audiences because its RNA-guided endonuclease activity has made it a popular tool for custom editing of eukaryotic genomes.); the protein is MDTSNNFNPYVLGLDLGSNSIGWAMIKLDENDNLCGIEKVGVRVFEAGMEGQYESGKEESRNKKRREARLVRRQIERRSRRYRKLANLLQKIGLLPDGNMNNSLERQNILDNLDKELRSKYIDANLPESEKNRLNQIFIYYLRSLAVEQELEPYALGRVLYHLGQRRGFLSNRRGQKQDDEERGKVKQGIAEIRQEMEKLGAETLGRYFAKIDPVEKRIRGRWTARDMYEQEFYAIWEHQSKYYPEILNDTNKKQVFHVIFYQRPLKSQKEKIGYCQFECIARGAQRNRRRAPWVILKAQRFRLLQKLNDLLIIENKFTKRALTEDERTLVIDYLEKNGDATFAELKKLLKLPKTIKFNLEEGGEKKIPGNRTAGAIRAVIGDLWDNMSAESKDKLVEDIYSIVSNKALKKRLINHWKFTEEQAEKLSDMGIEDGYCNLSRQAIDKFLPGLESGTPYSTLVKEIYGMDDIDTTVELLPPLESAPIGEIRNPTVTRTLSEMRKIVNELVKRYGKPKYIRIETARDLRNTKKEREKIWKNNRELEEVRAKIKKDLISKGISNPTNDDIERYMLAEECNWVCPYTGRSISFHALFEESQFDIEHIIPLSRCLDNSFKNKTLCYHEENRNRKHNRTPFEVYGTNETQWDEILRRVEKFNSRYVAEKLRRFKMHGEELDEFIDNFSSSQLNDTRYSAKEARLYCALLYGKEYRKHVFTVSGPTTAIIRRMWDLNKILGSPEKNREDHRQHAIDAIVIALTSPAMIKSISEQAEKIPKDTRKHDRWWRFITPPWNTIFNEAHEKVLNIIVSHRPERKVSGRLHEETNYSPPKPGDKNGETVVHVRKALASITKGEIEEIVDPIVRDVVKKTLEELGGDPKKAFNDPANYPLMPNKKGLHIPIRHVRVRKKLSVFPVGKNERVRYVATDENHHIEIFETKDKKGRTIWDANVVSMYTAMQRKRRGEEIIQRKLIRDGKVVEDAKFLFSLCKGDMVYMKNSDGEFEYYTVVTVSEYASGSKVMFFIQHFVAKRPKSWVGLTRYPTTLQISEAKKCSINVLGEVQIAHD
- the gltX gene encoding glutamate--tRNA ligase yields the protein MVRTRIAPSPSGFLHIGTAKTALYNWLFARKNKGTFILRLEDTDAERTDEQYVLGMCEGFKWLGIDWDEGPPFGDVPEKGNYGPYRQSQRKELYQRMAYQLLEQGKAYKCFCSKESLESYKDDTGNLYYPGFCRNLTPEQIREKGDASYVLRFRVPEGETVVNDLIQGTVVFKNSQYDDFIILRANGDPVFHLAVVVDDITMKITHVIRGDDHLTNTPRHIMLFNALGAPIPHYAHHPLVHDEQGRKFSKRLHGANVLDWREDGYLPEAIVNYVALLGWTSEEENREFFTLPDLIEHFSIERINKSAARFDRKKLEWLNGLHIRNLSVENLRDRLIPILEKHGFDTSSKSKEWLTKLAQICQEKLPTLNRIVFLSDFFFKDFDTYEAEAETKLWKTPETVIVYLQNIRDKLFSVSTWEHDSLKHVFEEACTELNVKLGALVNPARLALTGKSVGPGFFELVELLGKEKTLERLSRAIEYLHNKGGINRE